DNA from bacterium:
GGTTCTGCTCCGGCTGGCCTTCCCACCAGACCTGGGCCGCCTCCGACATCAATTGCCGGTAGGACAATTCAAATACCAGTGCCAGATTGGACTTGGAGGAGATAAAGTTGGAATAAAGTTCTTCGATGATCCCGTAATATATGTTCTGTCCGAACTCCCGCCATTTGGCCCATGACCCTTCCCCGCCGCCGGTGTGCTCGGCCAGACAGCAGTCCAAAAGCAGCTGGGCGGCCTGGCCGTGGAAATCGCGGGCCCCCCGGGGCAGCTCCACGTAGATCACTCCCGGCTCGGGCCCCTCGGAAAATATCTTGAGGAACCCGGCGTCGATGTGGTTCTCTTCCAGGTAATTTCCCAGCCCGTTCAGGATGCTGCGGGCCTCGGCCGACCTGCCCCAGGTCTCTTCCAGCTTGCCGAAATACCGCCCGGCCAGGGCAGCCTGTTTTTCCAGCTCAGCTATCTGTACGGAGATGTCTGCCATCAGTCCAGTTTCTCCCAGGCGTTTAAAATTGTCCGGGCTTCTTCCGCTATCAGCTTGACCGCCTCTCCCATGTATTTGCGGGCCTTGGCGGCATCAAAGTCCGGATAACCCTGGCCCCTTTGGTTCAGGATCATCGAGGTATGAAAGGGATAGGGCGTCATCCCCGGCGGATAATCGCCCACCTCCTGCTTTTGGTAGTCTTCCCTGGCCACCAGGCCGGGGTCCACCGCCATCAGGGCCGCCAGTTCATCTGCTCCGGCGTGTCCGGTGCCTTTGAAATATTTCTGGCCGACTGCAGCCGAAGCTTCCCACCAGTGAATGATCAGCGTCCTGGACCTGTTTTGCTGCCAAAGGTACGGGCCCACCGGCTTCAGGCAGTCGTTGTTTCCGCCGTGGCCGTTCATTATTATCACGTACTTGAACCCGGCCTGGGTCAGGCTCAGGGCGGTCTCCTTTACATAGGCGGTCAGGGTTTCCGGGGAAACGGTCAGCGATCCGGGAAAACCGATCAGCGACCTGGTCAGGCCGTAGGGAATGGTGGGGGCCACCATGGCGTTGAGCGGACCGGCCAGCTTTTGGCAGATATATTCCGGGATGAAGGCATCCGTCCCTAGCGCCCCGGGCCCGTGGGCTTCGATGGTGCCCACCGGCAGCAGTACCCGGTTGGTCTTGCCGGGGACCAGTTTTTGGAATTGTTTCCAGTTAAGCCTGGCCATTGTTCTTTCCATGTTCACCGTCCTTGCCCTGACTTTGTTTCAGTTGATCCTGAAGTGGTTTTCCCCGCCAAGGGCCGTCAGGATAGAAAATGAAATGTTTACTTGGATCGGTAGGGTTTCAGTTTGGCCAGCACGGCCGGATCAGGAGCGGCCCCCAGCTTCAGCGCCTGGTCGTAATGAATTACCGCCTGGTTGTAGTCTTTACGGAGATAACAGACATAAGACAGCTGTTCGTGGAACAATGGGTTTTCCGGGCGGATCCTTAGAATGGCCTGCAATAAGTTCTGGGCTTTCTGGTAAGATCCCTGGCTGATGTACATTTCGGCCAAATTGTAACTGGCCGTCTGATTCCCTCCATCCAACGACAGGGCCTTAAGATACTCCCTCTCGGCTTGGTCGTACGAACCGACCTTCAGATGAACGCTCCCCAGATTGGCTTGGGCCTCAGCCCAGTCCGGTTTCAGCCTTACCGCCTCGCCAAATTCCCGTTCTGCTTCCGGCAGTTTCCCGGACAGAAAATAAAGGCTGCCCAGATTATTATGGGCCGAAGCCAGCCGGGGATTGGCCCTGATCGCCTTTTCAAATTGTTCCCGGGCCTGATCCGGCAGGTTTTGCTGGTAATAGACGGACCCCAGGTTGTCCAAGGCTTCGGCCAGATTGGGACGATACTGCAAAGCCTTTTTGAACTGCTGCTCCGCCGGTCCGTGTTTGCCCTGCATTTGATATAATATCCCCAGATTGTTGTGGACCCCGGCGTAGTCCGGCGTGATCCCCAAAGCTGTTTGGTATTCCCTTTCGGCCTGATCGTATTTACCCTTTTCCTGAAACAACAACCCCCGGTTATAATGGACCAAAGAGTTTTGGGGCGACTTTTTACCGGCCGCCGTCCAGAATGTCTCCCGGTCCTTAAAATCGGTTGAATACCAGAATGTCCCAAAAGCCGCAATCAATATGACCAATCCCGGGACCATCGCGGTCTTTGTCTTGGCCGTTTCAAACTTGAACTGGTTCACCTGGGAAAACGCCGCCAGCAGACCCATGAAAGGCAGATAAAACCTGTGTTCCAGAGCCAGCGTTATGAACGATCCCCTTATCATATTAGGCAGCAGGAACAGCGCTGCCCATAACAAGCCAAAAAGAAAGAAGGATTTATTTTTCAGCCGGACCCGCCAGACCAGGCCGGACAACAACGCCAGCGCTGCTGTCCCGTAAAAAAATGAGCCGATCTCCGGCCCGGCCACCGGCGAAAGGTTGATGGGAAGAAGCGCCTTGCCCAGATAAGAGAGTACTCCGGCAAAGAATTCTATTGGAGCAATGAATCTTCCGGCCTGGCCCTCCGGGCTGAACCCCAGGGCATTATTGCGGGCCCAGTACCATGACAGGAATATGGCAAACCACAGAACCGCATTCAGCACCAGCTTTTGGTAGTGCCTTGGCCGTTGGGGAACTAAAAAGAAATATCCCAGGCATAGAACCGGCATCACCAGGGCTGACTCCTTGGTCAAAAGAGCCAGGGCAAAGAACAAACTGTTCAAAAACAGGTATCGAAGCTTTCCGGTGGCTGCGAAGTCCATAAAAAGCATCAGCATCGGCAGTGCAAATACCGCCAGCAACGAGTCGTTCCGGCCCGGGATCCAGGCCACCGCCTGGGCATTCAGGGGATGGACGGCGAACAATAGTGAAAAGAACAGGGCCCGGCCCGGCCCGGCATGAAGTTTTGTTAACAGTTTATAGAACAACAGACAGGCCGTCAAATGCAGCAAGACGTTGATCAGGTGGTACCCCCAGGCCGCCAGACCGCTCAGCTGATAATTGATGATAAATGAGGCGGTCAATAACGGACGATAAAAGGCAGTGAAGCCCCTGGTCAGTTCCCCGTTAAAGCCCAAGATAATGTTCTTTAAGGAACTTAAGCCCGCCAGATTGTTGAGCACCAGGCTTTCATCGTCAAAATAGGTGAAACCGAAACTGACGGTCCTGAGATATACCAAAAGTATTGACAGGGATATCAGCACCCGGGGCCAAGCTCCGGTCAATAACTTGCCGCCCGTTCTGCCTGATCTTTCCGTTGATTTATGACTGGAAACAACTGCCATTATTCATCAATGGTTTAGTTTTTAATTATCCCAAAAAGCACCGGGTTTTGCAACATAATTCTGCCGTTTTCTCCATCCTCCCATCACGAATATCAGGACCATGCCGCAGGCAAACCCTCCGATGTGGGCGAACCAGGCCACGCCTCCGCCCTGCCCCCTCAACGGCAAACTGCCCAAGCCCAGCACCAGCTGCAGGATGATCCAAAAACCCAGCACCACCAGGGCCGGTATCTTGATGATCCGGATGAAGAAACCCAGGAATACCAGGGTCAGGACCCGGGCCTTGGGGTACAGCAGGAAATACGCCCCCAGCACTCCGGCAATGGCCCCGGAAGCTCCGACCATGGGAACGGCAGAGCCCGGATCCGTGAGGATATGGGCCCAGGCCGCCCCGAACCCGCACAAAAGGTAGAAGGCCAGGTATTTGAAATGCCCCAGCGCATCCTCCACATTGTCGCCGAAGATGTAAAGATAAAGCATGTTACCCAGAAAATGAGCCCAACCGGCATGAAGGAACATGGAAGACATTATGCTCATCCAGCCCAGGGCCCCGGCCGAGACGACCTTTTCCGGCACCGCTGCATACTGGACCATGAAAAGGTTCAGTCCCGGCCCCAGGCTAAGTTCATAAAGGAAGGCCAGCGCATTGATGGCGATCAGCAGCGTGTTGATGAACGGAAAGCTGGAAGAAACTATGTCGTCTTTAAGCGGGATCATGCCTTGACCTTTAGATTTTGGGCGGATAGTGGAAGTTTGAATATTTTCGCGTTTTTTCGCGGGATGGGCAACTTAAGGGATCTGGGTTCCTTCCCGTCAAACCCTCCCCCATTTCCGGCGCAGGAACCACTCTGCCGCCAAAA
Protein-coding regions in this window:
- a CDS encoding creatininase family protein, whose amino-acid sequence is MERTMARLNWKQFQKLVPGKTNRVLLPVGTIEAHGPGALGTDAFIPEYICQKLAGPLNAMVAPTIPYGLTRSLIGFPGSLTVSPETLTAYVKETALSLTQAGFKYVIIMNGHGGNNDCLKPVGPYLWQQNRSRTLIIHWWEASAAVGQKYFKGTGHAGADELAALMAVDPGLVAREDYQKQEVGDYPPGMTPYPFHTSMILNQRGQGYPDFDAAKARKYMGEAVKLIAEEARTILNAWEKLD
- a CDS encoding tetratricopeptide repeat protein, whose amino-acid sequence is MAVVSSHKSTERSGRTGGKLLTGAWPRVLISLSILLVYLRTVSFGFTYFDDESLVLNNLAGLSSLKNIILGFNGELTRGFTAFYRPLLTASFIINYQLSGLAAWGYHLINVLLHLTACLLFYKLLTKLHAGPGRALFFSLLFAVHPLNAQAVAWIPGRNDSLLAVFALPMLMLFMDFAATGKLRYLFLNSLFFALALLTKESALVMPVLCLGYFFLVPQRPRHYQKLVLNAVLWFAIFLSWYWARNNALGFSPEGQAGRFIAPIEFFAGVLSYLGKALLPINLSPVAGPEIGSFFYGTAALALLSGLVWRVRLKNKSFFLFGLLWAALFLLPNMIRGSFITLALEHRFYLPFMGLLAAFSQVNQFKFETAKTKTAMVPGLVILIAAFGTFWYSTDFKDRETFWTAAGKKSPQNSLVHYNRGLLFQEKGKYDQAEREYQTALGITPDYAGVHNNLGILYQMQGKHGPAEQQFKKALQYRPNLAEALDNLGSVYYQQNLPDQAREQFEKAIRANPRLASAHNNLGSLYFLSGKLPEAEREFGEAVRLKPDWAEAQANLGSVHLKVGSYDQAEREYLKALSLDGGNQTASYNLAEMYISQGSYQKAQNLLQAILRIRPENPLFHEQLSYVCYLRKDYNQAVIHYDQALKLGAAPDPAVLAKLKPYRSK
- a CDS encoding rhomboid family intramembrane serine protease produces the protein MIPLKDDIVSSSFPFINTLLIAINALAFLYELSLGPGLNLFMVQYAAVPEKVVSAGALGWMSIMSSMFLHAGWAHFLGNMLYLYIFGDNVEDALGHFKYLAFYLLCGFGAAWAHILTDPGSAVPMVGASGAIAGVLGAYFLLYPKARVLTLVFLGFFIRIIKIPALVVLGFWIILQLVLGLGSLPLRGQGGGVAWFAHIGGFACGMVLIFVMGGWRKRQNYVAKPGAFWDN